In Candidatus Neomarinimicrobiota bacterium, one DNA window encodes the following:
- a CDS encoding BolA/IbaG family iron-sulfur metabolism protein, translating to MEPEIVKTLIEAGIPGAKVEVVDTTGTKDHFSAVVISDSFDGLSLVDQHQAVYKAVGNHMTKEIHALQLKTYSPQQWAKNNS from the coding sequence ATGGAACCAGAAATAGTAAAAACACTAATAGAAGCAGGCATCCCCGGCGCCAAAGTTGAAGTTGTAGATACAACCGGTACCAAGGATCATTTTAGTGCAGTTGTAATAAGCGATTCCTTTGATGGCTTATCTTTGGTAGATCAACACCAGGCCGTATATAAAGCAGTGGGGAACCATATGACGAAGGAGATTCATGCACTTCAGTTAAAAACGTATTCGCCCCAACAGTGGGCGAAAAATAATTCATAG